CTGACGGCATTTTCAATCTCCGCACAATGTGCCAGAAAGGTTTCCCCGGCGGCGGTGGCGCGCAGACCGCGCCCGGAACGTTCAATCAGGCGAACGTGCAATGCCTGTTCAAGCTGGCGGATTTGCAGGCTCACTGCGGGTTGTGAAATGCCTAACACCTCTGCGGCGGCGGTAAAACTTCCCCGGGCGAGCACCAGCTTAAACGTCGCTAACTGGTCAAAGCTGAAGTGTGGCATGGCAAAGTTTTCCTTATAACAGTGATAAGCGTAGCCTGGTGCCGCGCGGGCGGCATTACCGGTAGCCTGTAGATATCATCAAACGGGGAACAGTTTATGGAAATTATTGACGCGCAAGAACATCATCTTAGCGCGATTGTGCAGATTTATGCTTATCACGTGACGCACGGTAACGCCACGTTTGAAACCGAAGCGCCGGACGTGGATGAAATGCGTACGCGGCTGGCGAAAACCCGGTGCAATGGCTTGCCGTGGTATGTCGCCGTGCATGACGGGCAGGTTCGGGGTTACTGCTATTTATCGCGCTACCGCGAGCGGCGGGCGTACCAGTACACGCTGGAAGATTCCATCTATGTTGATGACAGTTTCCGCCAGCAAGGCGCAGGCAAAGCGCTACTCGCTCGTGCGGTGTCCTGGGCGGAGCAAAACGGTTACCGCCAGCTCATCGCCAATGTCGGCAACAGCGAAAATGAAGGTTCATTACGCCTGCACAGCCGTGCCGGTTTTGTGGTTATCGGCACGCTGAAAAGCGTCGGCATGAAGCACGGGCGCTGGCTGGATACGGTACTGATGCAGCGCCCGCTGGGGGAGGGGGATGTGACGCTTCCACTGCCCGGCTAAGCGAGTAGCTCGAGCAAAACGGGTTATATCAGGCGACTTTCTGCGATGCCATACACGGTGTTACGTTCGCGTTTTCCGACAGAGACAACGAACACCACAATCCGTCCATCATTCACCTGGTAGACCAGACGATAGCCTGAAGCGCGCAA
This genomic interval from Kosakonia sacchari SP1 contains the following:
- a CDS encoding GNAT family N-acetyltransferase, encoding MEIIDAQEHHLSAIVQIYAYHVTHGNATFETEAPDVDEMRTRLAKTRCNGLPWYVAVHDGQVRGYCYLSRYRERRAYQYTLEDSIYVDDSFRQQGAGKALLARAVSWAEQNGYRQLIANVGNSENEGSLRLHSRAGFVVIGTLKSVGMKHGRWLDTVLMQRPLGEGDVTLPLPG